One region of Populus trichocarpa isolate Nisqually-1 chromosome 4, P.trichocarpa_v4.1, whole genome shotgun sequence genomic DNA includes:
- the LOC7470230 gene encoding nudix hydrolase 22, chloroplastic isoform X1: MASENRGEKSQKLISLSRRLSLYEPPPHLNNPARRQHGIPKSANPKRAAVLICIFEGNDGELRVILTQRSSQLSSHSGEVALPGGKREEGDADDIATALREAKEEIGLDPSLVDVVTVIEPYMTRFHVTVIPVIGILFDKKAFNPTPDASEVESVFDVPLEMFLKNENRREVEDEWMGDKFLCHFFDYQSGEKGFIIWAFTAAILIRVATIVYQRPPAFLERRPTLWNGIPDKDLAKL; the protein is encoded by the exons atggCTTCTGAAAATAGGGGAGAGAAATCCCAGAAGCTCATATCATTATCTCGACGGCTCAGCCTCTACGAACCTCCTCCCCATCTAAACAACCCGGCCAGAAGACAACATGGGATCCCAAAATCTGCAAACCCCAAAAGAGCTGCAGTTCTCATCTGCATCTTTGAAGGAAATGATGGAGAACTTCGTGTAATCCTCACACAACGCTCTTCACAACTCTCTTCTCACTCAG GTGAAGTGGCCTTGCCTGGTGGAAAAAGGGAGGAAGGTGATGCTGATGATATAGCAACTGCATTGAGAGAGGCTAAGGAGGAGATTGGTTTGGACCCTTCTCTTGTTGATGTTGTTACTGTTATTGAGCCATATATGACCAGG TTTCATGTGACTGTTATTCCTGTGATTGGTATACTGTTTGACAAGAAAGCATTCAATCCAACTCCAGATGCTAGTGAAGTGGAATCAGTATTCGATGTTCCCCTAGAAATGTTTCTTAAG AACGAGAACAGGAGAGAAGTCGAGGATGAGTGGATGGGAGACAAGTTTCTATGTCATTTCTTTGACTATCAGTCAGGGGAAAAAGGTTTTATTATATGGGCTTTCACTGCTGCAATATTGATTAGAGTTGCTACAATTGTCTACCAAAGACCGCCTGCATTTCTTGAGCGAAGGCCGACATTGTGGAATGGAATTCCTGATAAAGATCTCGCCAAGCTATAG
- the LOC7476352 gene encoding nudix hydrolase 15, mitochondrial — MSEKSQKLLSLAQQLRLYKPPDSLDNPTRRQNGIPQSAKPKTAAVLICIFEGYDGDLRVILTERSSRLSSHSGEVSLPGGKREEGDADDVETALREATEEIGLDPSLVDVVTVLEPFMTKYAMTVVPVVGILFDKKAFNPAPNVNEVETVFDVPLEMFLKDENRREQEKEWMGDKYLLHFFDYHQSGSKMYTIWAITASILIRAASVVYQRPPAFLERKPTFWNGNPDKAIDT, encoded by the exons ATGAGTGAAAAATCCCAGAAACTGTTATCATTAGCTCAACAGCTTCGTCTCTATAAACCTCCTGATTCTTTAGACAACCCAACAAGAAGACAAAATGGGATCCCACAAAGTGCAAAACCAAAAACAGCTGCAGTTCTTATATGTATATTTGAAGGATATGATGGAGATCTGCGTGTGATCCTAACAGAACGCTCTTCAAGACTTTCCTCTCATTCTG GTGAAGTTTCCTTGCCTGGTGGGAAAAGGGAGGAAGGAGATGCTGATGATGTAGAGACTGCCTTGAGGGAGGCTACAGAGGAGATTGGCTTGGACCCTTCTCTTGTTGATGTTGTTACTGTTCTTGAACCATTCATGACAAAG TATGCTATGACTGTGGTTCCTGTGGTCGGCATCCTGTTCGATAAGAAGGCATTCAATCCAGCTCCAAATGTGAATGAAGTGGAAACAGTATTTGATGTTCCCCTAGAAATGTTTCTTAAG GATGAGAACCGGAGGGAGCAGGAGAAAGAATGGATGGGAGACAAGTATCTACTTCATTTCTTTGATTATCATCAGTCAGGGAGTAAAATGTATACAATATGGGCTATCACTGCTTCAATATTGATTAGGGCTGCATCAGTTGTCTACCAAAGACCACCTGCATTTCTAGAGCGAAAGCCAACATTCTGGAATGGAAATCCTGATAAAGCTATAGATACCTGA
- the LOC7470229 gene encoding magnesium-chelatase subunit ChlI, chloroplastic, with protein MATILGTSSSAILASKPFSIPSLSLTSSGLSFGRKYYGGIGLVGKKGRPQFHVAVASVATDIGSVQEAQKAAAKESQRPVYPFAAIVGQDEMKLCLLLNVIDPKIGGVMIMGDRGTGKSTTVRSMVDLLPEIKVVAGDPYNSDPEDPESMGIEVRESVVKGEDLTVVLTKINMVDLPLGATEDRVCGTIDIEKALTEGVKAFEPGLLAKANRGILYVDEVNLLDDHLVDVLLDSAASGWNTVEREGISISHPARFILIGSGNPEEGELRPQLLDRFGMHAQVGTVRDAELRVKIVEERAQFDKNPKEFRESYKSEQEKLQQQISSARSFLSSVKIDHDLKVKISKVCSELNVDGLRGDIVTNRAAKALAALKGRDQVTAEDIATVIPNCLRHRLRKDPLESIDSGLLVSEKFYEVFS; from the exons ATGGCAACCATACTTGGAACTTCTTCCTCTGCAATCTTGGCGTCTAAACCTTTCTCcattccttctctctctttaacCTCCTCAG GGCTAAGTTTTGGGAGGAAGTATTATGGAGGGATTGGTCTTGTGGGTAAGAAAGGGAGGCCTCAGTTTCATGTTGCAGTTGCCAGTGTTGCTACTGACATTGGCTCTGTTCAGGAG GCCCAGAAGGCTGCTGCTAAGGAAAGCCAGAGACCAGTATATCCATTTGCTGCTATAGTAGGGCAAGATGAGATGAAGCTGTGCCTTTTGCTAAATGTGATTGATCCCAAGATTGGAGGTGTCATGATCATGGGTGATAGAGGGACCGGAAAGTCCACCACTGTTAGGTCCATGGTTGATTTACTTCCAGAAATTAAGGTGGTTGCTGGTGACCCCTATAACTCAGATCCGGAAGATCCAGAGTCGATGGGTATTGAAGTCAGGGAGAGTGTTGTGAAAGGGGAGGATCTCACTGTTGTCCTGACTAAAATTAATATGGTTGACTTGCCATTGGGAGCTACAGAGGATAGGGTGTGTGGTACAATTGACATTGAAAAGGCTCTCACCGAGGGTGTAAAGGCATTTGAGCCGGGTCTTCTTGCTAAAGCTAATAGAGGCATTCTTTATGTTGATGAGGTTAATCTTTTGGATGACCACTTGGTGGATGTTCTTTTAGATTCTGCTGCATCAGGGTGGAACACAGTGGAGAGAGAGGGTATTTCAATTTCACATCCTGCAcgatttattttgattggttCTGGCAATCCTGAAGAAGGAGAGCTAAGGCCACAGCTTCTTGATAGATTTGGAATGCACGCACAAGTGGGGACTGTTAGGGATGCAGAGCTCAGAGTTAAAATTGTGGAAGAGAGAgctcaatttgacaaaaatccAAAGGAATTTCGCGAGTCTTACAAGTCTGAGCAAGAGAAACTCCAGCAACAAATTTCCTCAGCTAGGAGTTTTCTTTCATCTGTAAAAATAGATCATGATCTTAAGGTTAAAATCTCCAAGGTTTGTTCAGAGCTGAATGTTGATGGATTGAGAGGAGACATTGTGACGAATAGAGCTGCAAAAGCTCTTGCTGCCCTGAAGGGTAGGGATCAAGTAACTGCAGAAGATATTGCTACTGTCATCCCCAATTGTTTAAGACACCGTCTTCGGAAGGATCCCTTGGAGTCAATCGACTCAGGTTTACTTGTCAGTGAGAAATTTTATGAGGTTTTTAGCTGA
- the LOC7476353 gene encoding nudix hydrolase 15, mitochondrial, translated as MISLLRTKLLLSSSPHKAPIFTVMDSYGSQRLVALAQQLRFYKPPSLSPDEIEEQNIEESAGKVVPQVGFQESATSIVKDPERLRPNRAAVLVCIFEGDAGDFRVILTKRSSKLSTHSGEVSLPGGKADESDKDDFETATREAKEEIGLDPSLVNVVTVLEPFLSKHLLRVIPVIGILTNKKAFKPTPNPAEVEAVFDAPLEMFIKDENRRVEEREWMGEKYLIHFFDYETGNKKYLIWGLTAGILIKAASVVYQRPPAFVEQNPRFKFPKGASNDTVVR; from the exons ATGATTTCATTGTTGAGAACAAAGCTATTACTGTCTTCATCACCGCATAAAGCACCAATCTTTACAGTCATGGATTCTTATGGATCACAAAGACTTGTGGCTTTGGCCCAGCAGCTTCGCTTCTACAAGCCACCCTCTCTATCACCAGATGAAATTGAAGAGCAAAACATAGAGGAAAGTGCAGGTAAAGTTGTTCCCCAAGTGGGTTTTCAAGAATCTGCAACCTCAATTGTTAAAGACCCTGAAAGGTTGAGACCCAATAGAGCTGCTGTTTTGGTCTGCATCTTTGAAGGTGATGCTGGTGATTTTCGTGTCATTTTGACTAAGAGATCCTCCAAATTGTCTACTCATTCAG GTGAAGTTTCCTTACCTGGGGGAAAAGCAGATGAGAGTGATAAGGATGATTTTGAGACGGCAACAAGGGAAGCGAAGGAGGAAATTGGGTTAGATCCCTCACTTGTGAATGTCGTTACTGTTCTTGAACCATTTTTGTCTAAG CATCTTCTGAGAGTGATTCCTGTTATAGGCATTCTAACCAATAAGAAGGCTTTCAAGCCCACCCCAAATCCCGCTGAAGTGGAAGCAGTATTTGATGCTCCCTTGGAAATGTTCATTAAG GATGAAAATCGACGAGTAGAGGAGAGAGAGTGGATGGGAGAAAAGTATCTGATTCATTTCTTTGACTATGAAACGGGGAATAAAAAGTACTTGATATGGGGTTTAACTGCTGGGATTTTGATTAAAGCTGCTTCAGTGGTCTACCAACGGCCACCAGCTTTTGTGGAGCAGAATCCAAGGTTCAAGTTTCCTAAAGGTGCAAGCAATGATACAGTGGTGCGCTGA
- the LOC7470230 gene encoding nudix hydrolase 15, mitochondrial isoform X2, with protein sequence MASENRGEKSQKLISLSRRLSLYEPPPHLNNPARRQHGIPKSANPKRAAVLICIFEGNDGELRVILTQRSSQLSSHSGEVALPGGKREEGDADDIATALREAKEEIGLDPSLVDVVTVIEPYMTRNENRREVEDEWMGDKFLCHFFDYQSGEKGFIIWAFTAAILIRVATIVYQRPPAFLERRPTLWNGIPDKDLAKL encoded by the exons atggCTTCTGAAAATAGGGGAGAGAAATCCCAGAAGCTCATATCATTATCTCGACGGCTCAGCCTCTACGAACCTCCTCCCCATCTAAACAACCCGGCCAGAAGACAACATGGGATCCCAAAATCTGCAAACCCCAAAAGAGCTGCAGTTCTCATCTGCATCTTTGAAGGAAATGATGGAGAACTTCGTGTAATCCTCACACAACGCTCTTCACAACTCTCTTCTCACTCAG GTGAAGTGGCCTTGCCTGGTGGAAAAAGGGAGGAAGGTGATGCTGATGATATAGCAACTGCATTGAGAGAGGCTAAGGAGGAGATTGGTTTGGACCCTTCTCTTGTTGATGTTGTTACTGTTATTGAGCCATATATGACCAGG AACGAGAACAGGAGAGAAGTCGAGGATGAGTGGATGGGAGACAAGTTTCTATGTCATTTCTTTGACTATCAGTCAGGGGAAAAAGGTTTTATTATATGGGCTTTCACTGCTGCAATATTGATTAGAGTTGCTACAATTGTCTACCAAAGACCGCCTGCATTTCTTGAGCGAAGGCCGACATTGTGGAATGGAATTCCTGATAAAGATCTCGCCAAGCTATAG